ttaaaagatttcaaggtcgacactgtgtctatgacgtcaagagctcctgaccagagtccgagcagtcattgagccattgtaagcccactggttaagctcgcagtaagctttcaaagttgtccaaacattgcgctcgacttaaatactacattcaacgtcacagcggccattggtcgagtaaatttcggaattaacggctcttatttaaaagatttcaaggtcgacactgtgtctatgacgtcaagagctcctgaccagactccgagcagtcattgagccattgtaagcccactggttaagctcgcagtaagctttcaaagttgtccaaacattgcgctcgacttaaatactaaacaatcaacgtcacagtggccattggtcgagtaaatttcggaattaacggctcttatttaaaagatttcaaggtcgacactgtgtctatgacgtcaagagctcctgaccagactccgagcagtcattgagccattgtaagcccactggttaagctcgcagtaagctttcaaagttgtccaaacattgcgctcgacttaaatactaaacaatcaacgtcacagcggccattggtcgactaaatttcggaattaacggctcttatttaaaagatttcaaggtcgacactgtgtctatgacgtcaagagctcctgaccagactccgagcagtcattgagccattgtaagcccactggttaagctcgcagtaagctttcaaagttgtccaaacattgcgctcgacttaaatactaaacaatcaacgtcacagcggccattggtcgagtaaatttcggaattaacggctcttatttaaaagatttcaaggtcgacactgtgtctatgacgtcaagagctcctgaccagactccgagcagtcattgagccattgtaagcccactggttaagctcgcagtaagctttcaaagttgtccaaacattgcgctcgacttaaatactacattcaacgtcacagcggccattggtcgactaaatttcggaattaacggctcttatttaaaagatttcaaggtcgacactgtgtctatgacgtcaagagctcctgaccagactccgagcagtcattgagccattgtaagcccactggttaagctcgcagtaagctttcaaagttgtccaaacattgcgctcgacttaaatactaaacaatcaacgtcacagtggccattggtcgagtaaatttcggaattaacggctcttatttaaaagatttcaaggtcgacactgtgtctatgacgtcaagagctcctgaccagactccgagcagtcattgagccattgtaagcccactggttaagctcgcagtaagctttcaaagttgtccaaacattgcgctcgacttaaatactaaacaatcaacgtcacagcggccattggtcgactaaatttcggaattaacggctcttatttaaaagatttcaaggtcgacactgtgtctatgacgtcaagagctcctgaccagagtccgagcagtcattgagccattgtaagcccactggttaagctcgcagtaagctttcaaagttgtccaaacattgcgctcgacttaaatactacattcaacgtcacagcggccattggtcgactaaatttcggaattaacggctcttatttaaaagatttcaaggtcgacactgtgtctatgacgtcaagagctcctgaccagactccgagcagtcattgagccattgtaagcccactggttaagctcgcagtaagctttcaaagttgtccaaacattgcgctcgacttaaatactaaacaatcaacgtcacagtggccattggtcgagtaaatttcggaattaacggctcttatttaaaagatttcaaggtcgacactgtgtctatgacgtcaagagctcctgaccagactccgagcagtcattgagccattgtaagcccactggttaagctcgcagtaagctttcaaagttgtccaaacattgcgctcgacttaaatactaaacaatcaacgtcacagcggccattggtcgactaaatttcggaattaacggctcttatttaaaagatttcaaggtcgacactgtgtctatgacgtcaagagctcctgaccagactccgagcagtcattgagccattgtaagcccactggttaagctcgcagtaagctttcaaagttgtccaaacattgcgctcgacttaaatactacattcaacgtcacagcggccattggtcgactaaatttcggaattaacgacAGCAAACTATGATATGCAATGAAATATGGCCCTTAACTCCTAGCTTATGCCAGACTGTACTGTTAAGCATAAATGCCAAGCTAAATTGTTTTAGGGTTCTTGTCAGCTGTGTTGATATTGGGAAAACGGGccggtttcgcgggaaaaacatTACAAATGTACTCATAAGACAAGCAAGTTCCTTTCGCCAAGAAACGGAAAAGTGTAATAATGAACTTTCGCTAAAGTAAAAAccaattaaaataaaagggaaagCTTGGATGGCGTAGCAATTGCGGCACGCGCGAAGCTTTACAAATAAGTACAACAAGATGCACTCGACTCTATTTAGCCTAAAATCCCGCGAAGGAATGGCATTTTCTCTTAGCAGCCAGATTGAGCTGAAGTTAAGAGCCACACGAATGCAGTTGATATGAAAATACCTTCATCGATCTTCATCTGAATCAAGGTTTCTCTCAAAAGCCTCTTTAAACACGCTGGGTCAGCCATTACTCTTTATTCCTCGGGGAGGGGATGCCTGGGAAATGGTTTGTTCGTTGCAAGGCCTTGGACGAGGCACGAAAGCGAGttttttgtggaaaaaacagaaatttcGATTCCGACACAAAAACCTCTCTCCCAAACAGCCGAAGATTATCTCCGACATTTCCCGGAGCCTGTCGGAAGTCAAAGCCGAGAAACATCGCGATCGACCGATCGACCGAAATGCAAGGAGCCTGTGTACGAGGGATGCGATTGGAGGAAACGACAGGCAGCGGAATTTTCAAAACACAGCGCCATTATATAGCTAGAGGGAAGTGCGAACATCCAAAAGATGGAATCTAGTAAGTAAGAAAACTGTAGCTAAAATGCTCTTAATGtggtttctttctttcctgTCTTTTCCCACCGTAAACTGTTCGTTAGATTCGGTCAAGTGAGCGACACGATTTGGCACGTTGTCGAACAGTAGTACCTCTGAAGGCGGTGAGACTTCTTCGTTCATTCCAGTACATTTCCAAATCTCCCACCTTTGCCACTCGATAGAACGCGCTATTGCGTGTACTTGAGctgattttaataataatttcaatcTGAATGATCTCCAAGTGAGAGAAAACGCAAATGACTGGCCTTTTTGGGGCACATTATCGCCTTGCCAGTGGTTTCACTGACGaagcttatttgaactggggaactggGGACGCGGAGAAGGACGACAACATATCtcagggaacaagggaactTCATACAATTGAAGGGATCAAAAAGTAATTTTGGGTTCAAGGGAACAGAAGCAATTGTTTTAATGAATCAACGACACGCCCCAGCCCCTCCCTGGTAGGGCCTCATTAACGAcaactttaaggtggctcaaatcagCAAATCAGTAAGAGAATGAATGTCTTATTTATGACGAAAGTAACCCTCTAATGCTGTTGTCTTGTGATACTAAAGGCCTGGGGTTCTGCAATAATCGCTCAACCAGATGTAGTCATTGACTTGACCCAgcaggttaccatggcaacaaaacagCCATGTCAGAACCGCCTTTATCTGGTATTTAAATGCTTTTCTATTTCAAATACGAAATCGGGGATTACCATTTGCTATTTGTGAAGAGTGATTTGCAAGCTGTGAACAGTAAAATTCTCTAAAAACTTAACACAAGGAAACAAAACATTCTCCAATGATGTCTATAAATAATTTGATGCACATTTACAATAACTTTGAATTGCCTTTAGTCAAGGATGTGAAAAGCTAACTTTTCCTTTCTCATTACTTCCAGACACAAGTGACCAGCAAGCAGTTATGTCAGTTGGTatgtgatttttgaaaaatttccaaaCACTTTGAAGGCCTCTTACCTTGACATTTGATTAGTACgaccaataattaaataatcTATGAGAAAAGCTAACTTTTCCTTTCTCATTATTTCCAGAGAAAAGTGACCAGCAACCGACCTGTTCAGTTGGTATGTGAGCTTTGAAAATGTTCTAAACACTTTGAGGGCCTCTTACCTTGACATTTCATTAGTACgaccaataattaaataatcTATGAGAAAAGCTAACTTTTCCTTTCTCATTACTTCCAGAGAAAAGTCACCAGCAACCAATCATGCCAGTTGGTATGTGACCTTTGAAAATGTTCCAAACACAATTTGATTAGTACgactaataattaaataatttatgctTGTGTGACTGGAAGAAAGTCTGTTCATtccatgtaattatactaataatatcaatcttttttctttgtttactaGAACCACCACCAGATGCTACATGTAAGCCCTTTGATCTTGATATTAGAAGTAACAATGTTTCTTGTCATGTGCGTTTGACTGAACTGGCATTGAAGTGCCTCGTTAATATAATATTGTAATTTATTATTCTTCCAGCAATGCAAAGGTACATCTTCTGAAACTAtttcaattgttaaaattgggGACCATCATTTCACTATATCTCATGATGATATTCTGCAATGTATACTAGATAGTGGGGAAACTGCCATTTATGGCATAGTTGACAAATTTGAACCTACTACAAACCTGGTGTCCAAAAAATAGGTTTATTATTCATGATGGAAAATCAgatgcattaattttgaatgCACAGGCTTTTATTGGCCTCTTTGAAGTGCCTCGTTATGGGGAGAGAACGTCATGCCATACAATTCTTTCTCTGTGTGCGATAACCTTGCCTGGATAAAGCATGTGCAATAAAGTCCATGTAATGAAGACAATAACATCAttcctttcttgctttttgtaaACTGTTTTATTTGTTCTATAAACAGCACACAAAGAGTTGTCCCCTCAGGAGGGGATGACGCAACCCTTGAGTGACACCAGAAtcccagaaaaagaaaatggtacaaattcatttccttattacattactGAACTAGTTACTATCATTTGTCATTTGCTTTTCATCGTAACAGTGACAATGCCAACTTCTGTTTGACTTGCTTAACTACAGTCTGCAAGAAATTATATCACTCCTGTTTTCTAGAAAAGGCTGATGGAAAGGACCCAACAAAGGTTCCCCCCAAGGAGCCACACCCGTACACAAGTAAGCATAGAATATTCTTTATATTTACACATGACTacttatcaagtgaagctaggATCTATTTCAGATATCATCTCAACATTACAAgttaactgcgaagatcatagcttcacttgcaaAGTGAACCAGCCGACGGTCAGTGACCTGATAACGGTTCACAATTAACATTTTACATGCCAATACAACGGctattcttttttctctctttttcaggGTGCTGGCGATGTGGGGGACAGGGGCACATCAGGGCTCAGTGCCCCACCAAACCAAAACATGTAGATAGCGGGAGGGGGGAAGTCGGGGCCTAGGGGTGGAATTCGCGGTAGGGGCGGAAATCGGGGGGCAAG
This sequence is a window from Montipora capricornis isolate CH-2021 unplaced genomic scaffold, ASM3666992v2 scaffold_7, whole genome shotgun sequence. Protein-coding genes within it:
- the LOC138036930 gene encoding uncharacterized protein; this encodes MESNTSDQQAVMSVEKSDQQPTCSVEKSHQQPIMPVEPPPDATSHKELSPQEGMTQPLSDTRIPEKENEKADGKDPTKVPPKEPHPYTRCWRCGGQGHIRAQCPTKPKHVDSGRGEVGA